Sequence from the Clostridium saccharobutylicum DSM 13864 genome:
AGAGGCGAGTTTTTTTCATTTAGAATTGTGATTGTGAAATATTACAGTTATTAATAAAAAAGATTCTTAATTCTATAAAATTGCAGTAGGTTGTCTAAGTAGTCCTGACTATATTTATTAAAAAACAAGAATACTTTTTAATTTCTATTGCTGATGGTATTTAAAAAATACATAACTTAGAAATAAGATAATATATTTGATTAATGTATAAAAAATATCCTCTTATGTATAACGTTTACATAAAATGTGATATAATTAATATATAATCAATTATATATATTAGGGGGAATAAATATGCTAGGATTAGTTATTTTTATTAGTTTTATATTAATTGCTTGTAATGTTTTTTATGAAGAAGATGAAATTGAAGGAAAAGCAGATGTTAACGAAGAAAAATTAAAAATTAAAAAATAAATTAACAATATATAAATTAATTACTTAAAATAAAAAGTGCCATCTATAATTATAAGTGGCACTTTTTATTTTAATGTATATGATAATTAGCAAAATTTTTATTTGTGTAGTTTAAAAAGGAATTAAAAATTAAGGATAAATAATATATGAAATATTGGTATATTATTTGCAATAGTTGTTAACATAATAAATGAAGAACTACAAAAATTAAATTCTCAACGATTTAGAAAACATTTTAAAAATCAGTTTATTACATAGTATCCTATTGTCTAATATATTTATTTTTATAAAAGTAAATATATTATATTTGATGAAAAATAAAATAGAATCAGATAAAAACTGTTGTTAATTAATAATAATTATTATATAATAGAGATATAAAATATAATTAGATAGGAGAGAATTATTATGGGAAATAGCAATAATTTAAACAAAGAAAAAGAATGTGGTTGTAATAGCAAGCATGTTGATAAATATGAAGTAGCTTTAGAAGAAGAAAAAGTTAAAGCAGATTCATCAAAACCATGTGATCCAAGTAATCCAGATTATCCATGGGTGTCATGTGGTATAGATAAGAAATCTGAAGGCAAAAAATAGACTTCAAATATAAAAAAATAAACATTGTATATTTGAATTAAAAAATACAATGTTTACTTACTTAAGGTGAGAATATATTCTCACCTTATTTTTATATACGTAATTCAAAGCGGATTAATATAAAATAACAGAATTTTATTATTGCGTTAATTACTTAAGTTTAAGTACCTTATCAAGGTTTTCGAAAACAGATTGATCATAATCTTGATGAAGAGACACTTCTAATACATCATAAAGTTTTTCCAATTGCTTTATGATTTGATTTAAAACAAAATCATTTTTTACAAGCAAAAACATTTTACTAGTACTCCCATCTCCAACTCTAGCACAGAGTATTCCTTCAAGATTAAATGCACGACGTGCGAAAAGTCCAGTTATATGACTCATTACTCCACAGTGATTTCTAACAAGAAGTTCAATAAGATAAAAATTAGTATTAATCATTAAACTTTTCACCACCTATCATTTCTAAATTTGATTTTCCAGGAGCAACCATAGGAAATATATTTTCACATTCATCTATAGGGACAT
This genomic interval carries:
- a CDS encoding ACT domain-containing protein, which produces MINTNFYLIELLVRNHCGVMSHITGLFARRAFNLEGILCARVGDGSTSKMFLLVKNDFVLNQIIKQLEKLYDVLEVSLHQDYDQSVFENLDKVLKLK